Proteins from one Catenuloplanes atrovinosus genomic window:
- a CDS encoding NAD(P)-dependent oxidoreductase, translating into MNLAVFGANGPTGRHVVEQALAAGHRVTAVTRRPDQYPLSSPHLTLAVADVTDPAGVDRVLHGLGTGPRAVISTYGVPYSRHPITVYSEGAAIITRAMASHGIQRLVCVTSTTVAAEQVPGETLMWRKVVIPLLRRVLGRTLYDDMARMEDIVTSSDLDWLIVRPAGLFDADSPSNDYQVSAQRSPGRRTSRPDLAQVLLNEATQPQHSRCAIEVLTRAIPPRQAAAFLKEAFGGRR; encoded by the coding sequence GTGAACCTCGCCGTCTTCGGCGCCAACGGTCCCACCGGCCGCCACGTCGTCGAGCAGGCCCTGGCCGCCGGTCATCGCGTCACCGCAGTGACACGTAGACCCGATCAGTACCCGCTCAGCTCGCCGCACCTGACGCTGGCCGTCGCCGACGTCACCGATCCCGCCGGCGTCGACCGGGTCCTTCACGGGCTCGGAACGGGTCCGCGAGCGGTGATCTCCACCTACGGGGTTCCCTACAGCAGGCACCCGATCACCGTCTACTCCGAGGGCGCCGCCATCATCACTCGGGCAATGGCCTCCCACGGCATTCAGCGCCTGGTGTGCGTCACCTCCACCACCGTCGCTGCCGAGCAGGTGCCAGGCGAGACACTGATGTGGCGCAAGGTCGTCATTCCCTTGCTGCGCCGCGTGCTGGGACGCACCCTGTACGACGACATGGCACGCATGGAGGACATCGTCACCTCCAGTGACTTGGACTGGCTGATTGTGCGCCCGGCCGGTCTCTTCGACGCGGACTCGCCCAGCAACGACTACCAGGTCTCCGCCCAGCGCTCACCTGGCCGGCGCACCTCCCGGCCCGACCTGGCCCAGGTGCTGCTCAACGAAGCCACCCAACCGCAGCACTCACGCTGCGCGATAGAAGTGCTGACCCGCGCTATCCCACCTCGCCAAGCGGCGGCCTTCCTCAAAGAGGCATTCGGCGGCCGCCGTTAA
- a CDS encoding FAD-dependent oxidoreductase produces MRVMIIGAGMGGLVLAHALHRADIDVTVHDRDTDAATGGYRLALDGRACAILRRHLTPEHYQALQASSMPSETNHGLTFADHRLRALSVATWDSTEEALLIGRVPLRRLLAEGLGERVRFTSAFVRHEIRADGSVVAHFADGSSEVADVLVGADGAGSRVAAALAGRATSASFGFGGLAARTPLDAATQRRLPKIVDGGAVLAIGPDGAGIFMTRHDAATRAAVDPAACHRIAPITEAPALIWSLIALDAVMPPEATRALRGPALIELALRALRGWPRDLRAIVAAADPDSAAYYPFNAADPDTELTPWPAGPVTALGDAVHAMPPTAGRAASTAIRDADHLATELIAARDGTTTIALATLRFHKTMATYAPDAVRESLVPLRWMRRLSHPLAGGVARVAMPAAAALHRVRQAA; encoded by the coding sequence ATGCGCGTGATGATTATCGGTGCCGGCATGGGTGGTCTGGTGCTCGCCCATGCTCTGCACCGGGCAGACATCGACGTCACCGTGCACGACAGGGACACCGACGCCGCCACCGGCGGCTACCGCCTGGCGTTGGACGGCCGCGCCTGCGCCATCCTGCGCCGCCACCTGACTCCCGAGCACTACCAGGCGCTGCAGGCCAGCTCCATGCCCTCGGAGACCAACCACGGGCTCACCTTCGCCGATCACCGGTTACGGGCGCTGTCGGTAGCCACCTGGGACTCCACCGAGGAGGCCCTGCTGATCGGGCGCGTGCCGCTGCGCAGGCTGCTGGCCGAGGGCCTCGGTGAGCGGGTCCGCTTCACCAGTGCCTTCGTCCGCCACGAGATCCGCGCCGACGGCAGCGTCGTCGCGCACTTCGCCGACGGCAGCAGTGAGGTCGCCGACGTCCTGGTCGGCGCCGACGGTGCCGGTTCCCGCGTCGCCGCCGCCCTGGCCGGGCGGGCCACCAGTGCCTCTTTCGGCTTCGGGGGTCTGGCCGCCCGCACACCGCTGGACGCGGCCACTCAACGCCGCCTGCCCAAGATCGTGGACGGCGGCGCCGTCCTCGCGATCGGGCCCGACGGCGCCGGGATCTTCATGACCCGCCACGACGCGGCCACCCGCGCCGCGGTCGATCCAGCGGCCTGTCACCGAATCGCACCCATCACCGAGGCGCCCGCGCTGATCTGGAGCTTGATCGCCCTGGACGCCGTCATGCCCCCCGAGGCGACTCGTGCTCTGCGCGGTCCCGCACTCATCGAACTCGCCCTGCGGGCGCTGCGCGGCTGGCCGCGGGACCTCCGGGCCATCGTCGCCGCCGCGGACCCCGACAGCGCGGCCTACTACCCCTTCAACGCCGCCGACCCCGACACCGAACTCACACCCTGGCCGGCCGGGCCGGTCACCGCCCTGGGCGACGCCGTGCACGCCATGCCACCGACCGCGGGCCGTGCGGCCTCCACCGCCATCCGCGACGCCGATCACCTCGCCACCGAGCTCATCGCCGCTCGCGACGGCACCACCACCATCGCCCTGGCAACCCTGCGCTTCCACAAGACGATGGCCACCTACGCCCCCGACGCGGTCCGTGAATCCCTGGTGCCGCTGCGCTGGATGCGGCGTCTGTCGCATCCGCTGGCCGGCGGCGTCGCCCGGGTCGCCATGCCCGCCGCGGCCGCGCTGCACCGAGTGCGGCAGGCGGCGTGA
- a CDS encoding MarR family winged helix-turn-helix transcriptional regulator, with amino-acid sequence MEEESLPAWNLVRTAHVVGLRFVDLLAAVDLTPTQFAVLMHLEQGQGLSQAELARRILVRPQSMAPLVSSLIERGYIVRDGPGGRGRRAGIALTDAGREAMEHAWPAVRALNTSDAMGITPAQAAMLDEILDRIRHAIEKGT; translated from the coding sequence ATGGAGGAGGAATCGCTTCCCGCGTGGAATCTTGTTCGGACAGCGCACGTGGTGGGGTTGCGCTTCGTGGATCTGCTCGCCGCCGTCGACCTCACGCCCACGCAGTTCGCCGTCCTGATGCATCTCGAGCAAGGACAGGGATTGAGTCAGGCCGAGCTCGCCCGCCGAATCCTGGTCCGCCCGCAAAGCATGGCTCCACTCGTGTCTTCCCTGATAGAACGGGGCTACATCGTGCGTGACGGCCCCGGCGGGCGAGGTCGGCGTGCGGGCATCGCCCTCACCGACGCGGGCCGCGAGGCCATGGAACATGCCTGGCCGGCGGTCAGAGCGCTAAACACCTCGGACGCGATGGGGATCACGCCCGCCCAAGCCGCCATGCTGGACGAGATTCTTGACCGCATCCGCCATGCAATAGAAAAAGGCACCTGA